In Leptospira perdikensis, the genomic window GTGTCTCTGCTATTTTTGTAAAACCTTCAAAGTCAGTAAAACAAACTGTAGCGGATGAATAATGTTTTGGTTTACTCACCCCATTTTGTTTTAGTTCCCTTGCAACTTCTAATGGTAATACATTTAGTAATAGACTTTCAGACTTTTGGTGTTCTGCGATGAGTTTGTCTTCGGCCCTATTGACTGCTTTTACGAATTGATTGATTAAAAGAATAAAAAAGATCACCAGTAATATCAGAGGTGGCATTAAATAATCAGCAGGTACAACCCATTTTGGTGGACCATAAAGACCTTCACTGCCCATAACCCGGTAATAGTATTGGGAACATATAAATAAAAACCCAGCCACACTTACAAAGAACCAGCGTAGTTTAATATTTTTCCTGGGAATCATCAAAAAAGGCATAACGGAAAAAAGTAAAAATCCAAGCGGAGCTGGATCATCGGCTTGGAATACGGTAAGTGAGGCTATGTGAAAATTGCTAGAAGCGAGTGAAAATACGGCGCTCATCACATAACTTCCTTTATATAAAAGGTAACGAGAATAAGCCAACGGTATTACTAAAACAAAATAAGAGATAAAAGAAGTTAAGTGGGTTTCGGGTGGTTCTGTAAAATAAATGACAGGTATGAGCAAAGAAGGAATGAATAACATGATCGTTTGGAAAGTGGCATTCACTCGCAGAGCACGAGCACTTTCATCACTTAAGCCCTTAGTGAGATGGACAAGTTGTAACCGGTTTAGGATTTTTTGAATGCGTTTGGACATAACGGGAAATTAAAAATTGATACAAATGAAAATCAATTCAAATTGTTTTGATTGTGGTGTAGTTTTATGGGAATTAACAAGTAACCCAATGATAACCAACTCTAGAGTAAGAGTAGGTTTTCAGATTGGGTTTCAATGATTTAAAAAATGAAAAATTAGGTTGGTTTAAAGGCCGAAAAACTGATCCAACATCAACTTCTTCAAAGTTTCTTTTAGTTTTTCTTGGATGTTGACAATCTTCACTGTCATTTTCTTTTCATCCGCTTTGTTTTTGAAAGAAAGAAGGCGAGAAATTCCAAGGGAACTCACAATGACCACTTTTTCCAAATCCAAATAGATTTCTTGAACGTTCTTTTCTAAAATTTCTGCCAAAATTTCGCGGAGTTCTGGCGCATTTCCGTCCAGAATTTGATCCATAAAGCGAACGCGGATCGTGTTTCCTTTTTCTTCGACTAGTATCTTATCACTCATATTTCGTTGGCCTCTAACGTAAGTCAGGAGGGGAAAGTTGGCAAGAAGTTATTTCAGCTTCTTGAGCTTATTCTCCATGTTAGCCTTTTTATGATAGAATTGGACGAGTTTTTCTAGCTCAGCCATGTCCGAACAAACAATTTTTCCAAGGTCCATACGAATAAATTTATTGTTCTTCATGATATCAGAAATGATGAGTTCGTCTTTTGGATCGGTGAGGCCGACCATCTTAAGAAGATCTTTGGTTCCAATTTCAAAATTGTAAGCTTGTTTGGGAGCCACTTTGATTCTGTTTTTTTCTGCCAAAGTCATAAGAGTATCAACGATACGGCCTTGTGGGTCTTTTAGGAGTAAGTTTGCTAACTGTTTGTAAGCAATCCAAATCCTTTCAGACAAAAGCGTAATCAGCCTAGTTGCCAATTGAGGTTGGGCTTTCACCATCCCCTCGAAGTTGGCTTTGTTAATGGCGAGAAGTTCCACATCACCCGCTGCCACTGCCGAGGCAGAACGAGGTTTGTTGTCAAGGATGGCCATCTCGCCGAAGATATCTCCCGCTTGGAGAACGGCGAGCATCACTTCGTTTTGGTTTACAATTTTGGAAATTTTTACCTTTCCACTTTGTAGAATGAATAATTCCTTACCTGGTTCGTGTTCACAAAAGATCATCTCACTATCTTTATAGTTTCGATTGAATTTATTGTAATCGATCGGAGCTGATTGGAATGGTTGGTTTATGGTTTGTAAACGCAATTTAGCCTGAGGGACAAACTGTCCATTGGGCAGATGTTTTAGATAACTTTGATAAGCAAAGGTAGCATGCGATGTATTTTGTTGTTGGAAGTAGTATTCACCAATTTTAAAGAGTTCGTTTGGATCTTCTTCAACAGCATTTCTAAAGGACAACCTTGTGATTGTTGTATCAAATTGGCGTAACTTCATAGAGAAGAAACGAATGATATTCATCGCAACGGCAGTAGACTTTTGAATTAAGGTTCCAAACTGGTCATAACTGACGGAAATTAAGGAAACGTTGGTGAGGGAGGTCGCTGATTCAATCTGTGGATGTTGGCTCATGGCGGCAACAACACCAAAAAAGTCACCAGGTCCTAAAACTTGATTGGGATCTTCTCCGACTACAGCAGTCTCACGAGTGACACGTACTTTACCCTCACGGATGATATAGAAATTGTTCGCATCCTTTTTCCCCTCTACAATGATGTAGGAGTTCGCTGGGAAAGTAACCATTTGAAAAAACGACATTCTTAAATCTCTGAACCCTTTTTGCTCAACGTGCCTAGTTTATTATCGGAGATCCCTAGGGCAATATTTTCGTAAAAATTACTTATTTTTACTCTCTCCTAAAATTTCCATCTGAGTCAGTTCTAATTCCGCTTCTTGTGCAATTTTACTAGAATACGTATTTTTGATAATGTCCTGAAAAATCTGATGGGCTTTGTCTTCCCGGCCCATTCGGACATAGGCTTTGCCTGAAATTAAGTAGGATTCGAGACCTTCTTCTGTATTAGGATATTCTTTATATATTTTGAGTTCATTTTCGGCCAGAGCCAAAATATCTCCCGTCATTCGGTAGTTGGAACTCAAGGTCTTTCTCACTTCCCGTGTTTTAGAATGGCCTGGATAGAGGATTAAAAAACTTTTACAAGATTCTACTGATTGCCAGTGGTTTCTGTCTTCTAAAAATTCTTTCGCCTTTTGGTAGAGGAGATCTCCCTGTTTGTTTCGTTCACTGACAAAAACTTGGCTTACGGAACGATCGGCGACAAGGGGTAGAATTCCCATAGAGATAAGGAATCCGAGGACGAAAAGGATCCGTTTCCATAATTGCCAAACTGTAGAATTCTGTCTCATTACTATCAGTTTCGGTCGGAACCGAGATTCTCGTGAACGGGTTTTTCTTCGGAGAGAGCAAGAATTTTGGGAATTCCTGTCAGATCCCATAATTCTGCGGAAGCTTTCATTCGTTTTCCTTTGGGGAGTGGAAAAACAAATCTCCCTTTCCCTTCCGGGCCCAACTTCAGTTCAATTTGGTGTTTGGTAAGATCCCCCATCCTCCGTTCCCTGAGAGGAGGAATGGGGAAACTGCGTAACTTTTCCTCTGCTGGATAAAGATACAATTGGATCATATAGGAAGTATTGGTTTTTCCCGAGTATTCATAGTTTAGAATGTAGCCTGATTCCGAACCATCTTCATAAGGAAGGATATTTAGAATTCTGATTTGGTTTTGTGTGGGGAGGTTTGTATCTTGTGTTTGTAAAGGTTTTGATTCTGAATTGGAGAGAATCACAGATTCTGGTTCTTGTGCCAAAAAGATTCGTTTGAAAGAAGAATCATAGTCTTCTGGACGTTTCAAAGGAAAATAATTTCCATCCCCAAGGATCGAAAGTCGTTTGAGATCTTCTTCTCCTTTAGGATCAATATCAATTCCAAGAACTTGTAATCTAAATTTTTTTCCCGATTGTTTCAATTGATAAAGAACAGCTTTCGGATCGCCATCGCAACTTTCCACTCCATCGGAGATAAAAATAATTTCTGTTTCTTGGATTTCATTTAATAGATACTCACCCACAACATTCAAAGTTTGTGCGATGGGTGTGGATCCTGCAGGAACAATGGAGGATATTTTTTGACTCACAACTGAGGCGCCACCTCGTTGGATCGGATGATACAATCGGGCAGAGGAACAACCAGCGATTCGGTTTCCGTAAGCCACAAGACCCACACTTACATCCTTTGGTAAACCACCAAGTAATTGTAAAAGTTTTTCTTTGGCCACGACCATCCGTGTTTTGCCATCCCATTTTTCTGACATGGAACCACTGGCATCAAGTATAAACACATATCTTTTGTTAGGTTGTGATTGAGTGGAAAGGGGGAAATAGGAAAGTAAAAACAAACTACAACATAGGATTCCGCAGAATTTGGGAAATCGCCGACCTAGGATTTTCATTTTTTCCCACACCTGTACACCATCGGCGGAAATCGAATTTGACCTTAGAGGGATTTGGGATCTAAAAAGGGAGGTTTGGTTAGGTTTGGTTTCACAAGAAGAGGAGTTCGATCAAAAGGAGAATAGGCTCTTAGGAAACGTAAGATCATCTCACAAGTGGCACCCCAAAGAAGGCCATCACCAAGATCAAAGTAATAGGCAAAATGATCGCGGCCAGGGATTTGAATGGCGTAAAAAGGTTTTGTCCAAAGATCAGAAAAGGGCAGAAGGATGACCCGATCCACTTCATCTGTGTTATGTTGGAAGGTAAAATCACCTTCATAAATGGCTAAAAACGGAGTAATATGGAAACCAGTTCTGGTATGAAGCCCCTCTAGTTTTCCTAAAACATTGAGGCTGGAACGATGGACCCCCATTTCTTCTTCCCATTCCCGAAGGGCAGTGACAAGAAGATTGGGATCTTCTTCTTCTTTGACACCACCAGGAAAGGAGATTTGGCCCGGGTGGGATTTAAGATGTTTGGAACGTTCGGTAAGGATGATTCCTTCCGCAAATTCTTTGGAACCAAAGAGCGGAAAAATTACCCCTGACTTAATTTCCTTAGTATCTGGAATTTCTTCAAAGTCCCTTGAAAGTTTTTTTACAAAGGACTGGTAGGATAACATCAACCCTCGTCTTTTGAGTTTTGATTTTGTTTTCTCTTTCGTTTGGCAACAAATGCTTCTTTGGATCTTATTGCCACCAAACGGTTGATCATTGAATCAAAAGATAACCCTTGAATGGCTGCAAGTAAACTAGGGCCATAGTTTTGTACTTTCCAATCAGAAAATACGTGTAGAGCTTTTAATTCTTCCAAATCTTTTGGTGCTGCTCGTAAAATGCTAATCAGCTGTTTGTTTGAAGGAAGAAGTGAATGTTCCATTCGTCTAGCGCGCATAATACGGAGTCGCCATTTTTTAGCGTTTTCGAATTTATGATTTTCGTCTTCATTTAAGTCTTCGCCATGACGTTTAGAAAGTTCTGATGTGTCGATAGGATCACTGTATTCGGCTGTTAAAAGTTTGAAGATTTCGGTTCCGTCTTTTTTCCCAAACCATTCCACACATTTTTCTTCGTTCGGATGACCTTTGACTGCTTGTGACAATCTATCATTATTAAAAACGCGAAAACTTGCTTTGTTGATTCGTTTTGCTTTTTCGTCACGGTAACGAAGCAGTTCTAAAATCTTTCTTCTTTCTAGTGGAGTGAAATTGAGAATGTCAGGAAATTTTCCAAGAGAAAATCCTTCGCCTTCTTTGGCCACATACTCTTCGGATGCAATGAATTCAAATTCAGATTTTGCCTCATCGTAGAGAGTTCTACGTTTGAGTTCTTCTTCCATTTTCAACCAAATAGATTCTAAATAAGCAGTGTCTAGTGCTGCATATTTAAGTTGTTGTTTTTGGAGAGGACGAATTTCCCAGTTAGACTTCTGTTCTACTTTAGAAAGTGTAACTTTATGGTAATGTTCGACAACATGTGATAACGAACTTTGTTCTAATGATAACAAACGAGAACTGATCATTGTATCTGCCGTGTTCACAAATTTAAACCCAAAGTCTCTTTTTAAGGCCTTGATGTCGTCTTGTGCCGAGTGGAAGATTTTGAGAATGTTCTCATCTTCGAACAAAGGACCCAAAGCTGACAAATTTGTGATTTTTAAAGGGTCAATCAGGTAATTTTTGCCATTGGAATTGATCTGAATGAGACAAACTTTGGGATAGTACGTGTAATAACCGGAGGACTCGGTGTCGATGGACATGATTTTGGACTGTCTGAGATTGATCAGAGCCAAATCCAAAGCTTTTGCCGTATCAACGAGAATATAGTTGGAATTGATTTGCATCTAATTGGGATTTTGGAAATACTGCAATTGTCATTCTAACAATGATTCTCCAATCTGACAAACCAAAAGAAGAATGTGCCATATTCGGCATCTACAATAGCAAGGAAGCTGCTAATTTTACCTACCTAGGTTTGTACTCGATGCAACACCGAGGTCAGGAGTCCAGTGGGATCGTCACAACGGATGGTTCCCACTTATACCGGTATGCCAACATGGGCCTTGTGGCAAATATCTTCACTCAACCGAAGATCAAAGAGCTCATTGGGGATGCGGCCATTGGCCACAACCGGTATTCCACAACGGGAGCGAGTTTTCTCCGGAACGCTCAACCCATCCGAGTGGAATCCCACTTAGGTCCTGTGGCTCTCGCCCACAATGGAAACCTGGTGAACTCCTGGGATATTAGAAATCGCCTCGAAAGAGACGGATCTATTTTCCAAACCACCATCGATTCGGAAGTCATTGTCCACCTTATGGCAAAAAGCCATAAAACAGATCTTCTTGAAGCACTCTGTGAATCCCTAGCGCAAGTTCGGGGTGCCTACTCTCTGTTAGTTTTAACTCCTAGATACCTAATTGCTGTTCGGGATCCCAATGGTTTCCGACCACTCGTGATGGGGAAACGTTCGGATGGAGCCATTGTGTTCGCATCTGAAACCTGTGCTTTTGACATCACAGAAACGGAATACGTAAGAGATGTGGAACCGGGAGAGATGGTTGTTATCGATCATACCGGTATGCGTTCTCTCTATCCGTTTCCAAAAGCAAAACCAAGCCTTTGTATTTTTGAATACATTTACTTTGCAAGACCTGATTCTTATATTTTTGAAGAATCAGTTTATAAAGTGAGAAAATCTCTCGGTCGCCAACTGGCACGTGTTATGCCCGTAGAGGCTGATGTAATCATTCCAGTTCCAGATTCTGCAAACATTGCGGCCTTGGGTTATAGTGAAGAGTCAGGGATTCCTTACCAAAGTGGTCTTGTTCGTTCTCATTATATTGGTCGTACCTTCATTGAACCGGATCAAAAAATTCGGGACTTTGGAGCCAAAATCAAATACAATGTGGTGAAAGAAGTGGTAAACGGGAAACGAGTGGTCATCATTGATGACTCGGTCATGCGAGGAACTACAAGCCGCAAAATCATCAAAATGATTCGTAATGCTGGTGCTAAAGAAATTCATTTCCGAGTTTCCGCACCACCAACGGTATCTCCATGTTACTATGGAATTGATATTCCTACTCATAAAGAGCTCATTGCATCCACACATAGTATTGATGAAATTCAAAAGTATCTTCGCGTGGATTCCCTTGCTTATTTAACATTGGATACAATGCACAAAGCAGTGGAAGGGCACAAGGGTGGTGGGTTTTGTGATGCTTGTTTTACATCCAATTACCCAGTGGAATTCCAAGACCATGCAGGAAACCAAAAGTCTCTATTTACGGAATACGCAACGGAAGAGTAATGGAAGAGATTGAACTTTCCAAAACCTTTGGTTTTGAAGCCGCACATTTTTTACCAAATGTTCCCGAAGGCCATAAATGTAAAAGAATGCACGGCCACAGTTTTCGTTTTGCAGTGTATCTCAAAGGAGAAATTGATCCACATACTGGTTGGATCATGGACTTCGGCGAATTAAAATCCATCGTAAAACCAATCTTAGACGAACATTTGGATCATTATGTTTTGAATGATGTTCCAGGACTTGAAAACCCAACGAGCGAAAACATTGCCGTTTGGCTTTGGAACCAACTAAAACCCAAATTACCTTTACTGGATAAAATCACTTTGTACGAAACTTGCACTAGTTCTTGTGTGTACAGAGGGCCAAAAAAATAAATGGTTTCCGTTAAGGATTCCTCTCCTAAATCCAAATCTGAAAAAAAAGGTGCCGTTGTACTTCTGTCAGGTGGGCTTGATTCTACCACATGTTTGTATTTAGCAGCAAAAGATTATGGATATCCCAAATCGAAACACCTTCCACTACTTGCCCTTTCTTTTGATTATTCTC contains:
- a CDS encoding Crp/Fnr family transcriptional regulator yields the protein MSFFQMVTFPANSYIIVEGKKDANNFYIIREGKVRVTRETAVVGEDPNQVLGPGDFFGVVAAMSQHPQIESATSLTNVSLISVSYDQFGTLIQKSTAVAMNIIRFFSMKLRQFDTTITRLSFRNAVEEDPNELFKIGEYYFQQQNTSHATFAYQSYLKHLPNGQFVPQAKLRLQTINQPFQSAPIDYNKFNRNYKDSEMIFCEHEPGKELFILQSGKVKISKIVNQNEVMLAVLQAGDIFGEMAILDNKPRSASAVAAGDVELLAINKANFEGMVKAQPQLATRLITLLSERIWIAYKQLANLLLKDPQGRIVDTLMTLAEKNRIKVAPKQAYNFEIGTKDLLKMVGLTDPKDELIISDIMKNNKFIRMDLGKIVCSDMAELEKLVQFYHKKANMENKLKKLK
- the purF gene encoding amidophosphoribosyltransferase; translation: MILQSDKPKEECAIFGIYNSKEAANFTYLGLYSMQHRGQESSGIVTTDGSHLYRYANMGLVANIFTQPKIKELIGDAAIGHNRYSTTGASFLRNAQPIRVESHLGPVALAHNGNLVNSWDIRNRLERDGSIFQTTIDSEVIVHLMAKSHKTDLLEALCESLAQVRGAYSLLVLTPRYLIAVRDPNGFRPLVMGKRSDGAIVFASETCAFDITETEYVRDVEPGEMVVIDHTGMRSLYPFPKAKPSLCIFEYIYFARPDSYIFEESVYKVRKSLGRQLARVMPVEADVIIPVPDSANIAALGYSEESGIPYQSGLVRSHYIGRTFIEPDQKIRDFGAKIKYNVVKEVVNGKRVVIIDDSVMRGTTSRKIIKMIRNAGAKEIHFRVSAPPTVSPCYYGIDIPTHKELIASTHSIDEIQKYLRVDSLAYLTLDTMHKAVEGHKGGGFCDACFTSNYPVEFQDHAGNQKSLFTEYATEE
- a CDS encoding NUDIX hydrolase, giving the protein MMLSYQSFVKKLSRDFEEIPDTKEIKSGVIFPLFGSKEFAEGIILTERSKHLKSHPGQISFPGGVKEEEDPNLLVTALREWEEEMGVHRSSLNVLGKLEGLHTRTGFHITPFLAIYEGDFTFQHNTDEVDRVILLPFSDLWTKPFYAIQIPGRDHFAYYFDLGDGLLWGATCEMILRFLRAYSPFDRTPLLVKPNLTKPPFLDPKSL
- a CDS encoding adenylate/guanylate cyclase domain-containing protein; protein product: MSKRIQKILNRLQLVHLTKGLSDESARALRVNATFQTIMLFIPSLLIPVIYFTEPPETHLTSFISYFVLVIPLAYSRYLLYKGSYVMSAVFSLASSNFHIASLTVFQADDPAPLGFLLFSVMPFLMIPRKNIKLRWFFVSVAGFLFICSQYYYRVMGSEGLYGPPKWVVPADYLMPPLILLVIFFILLINQFVKAVNRAEDKLIAEHQKSESLLLNVLPLEVARELKQNGVSKPKHYSSATVCFTDFEGFTKIAETLSPSELVGELDRCFSYFDSLIERHKLEKLKTIGDSYMFVGGIPKTNSTHAIDSVLAALEIQAFMNQMKEIKETQGLPYWQLRLGIHSGELIAGVIGDKKFAYDVWSDTVNTASRCESSGMTGKINISSSTYELIKDFFQCEYRGEIPAKHKGNIKMYFVEGLLPELQREGHPQIPNQEFVNRYKSLG
- a CDS encoding tetratricopeptide repeat protein codes for the protein MRQNSTVWQLWKRILFVLGFLISMGILPLVADRSVSQVFVSERNKQGDLLYQKAKEFLEDRNHWQSVESCKSFLILYPGHSKTREVRKTLSSNYRMTGDILALAENELKIYKEYPNTEEGLESYLISGKAYVRMGREDKAHQIFQDIIKNTYSSKIAQEAELELTQMEILGESKNK
- a CDS encoding STAS domain-containing protein; protein product: MSDKILVEEKGNTIRVRFMDQILDGNAPELREILAEILEKNVQEIYLDLEKVVIVSSLGISRLLSFKNKADEKKMTVKIVNIQEKLKETLKKLMLDQFFGL
- the queD gene encoding 6-carboxytetrahydropterin synthase QueD translates to MEEIELSKTFGFEAAHFLPNVPEGHKCKRMHGHSFRFAVYLKGEIDPHTGWIMDFGELKSIVKPILDEHLDHYVLNDVPGLENPTSENIAVWLWNQLKPKLPLLDKITLYETCTSSCVYRGPKK
- a CDS encoding vWA domain-containing protein, with protein sequence MKILGRRFPKFCGILCCSLFLLSYFPLSTQSQPNKRYVFILDASGSMSEKWDGKTRMVVAKEKLLQLLGGLPKDVSVGLVAYGNRIAGCSSARLYHPIQRGGASVVSQKISSIVPAGSTPIAQTLNVVGEYLLNEIQETEIIFISDGVESCDGDPKAVLYQLKQSGKKFRLQVLGIDIDPKGEEDLKRLSILGDGNYFPLKRPEDYDSSFKRIFLAQEPESVILSNSESKPLQTQDTNLPTQNQIRILNILPYEDGSESGYILNYEYSGKTNTSYMIQLYLYPAEEKLRSFPIPPLRERRMGDLTKHQIELKLGPEGKGRFVFPLPKGKRMKASAELWDLTGIPKILALSEEKPVHENLGSDRN
- a CDS encoding ribonuclease D gives rise to the protein MQINSNYILVDTAKALDLALINLRQSKIMSIDTESSGYYTYYPKVCLIQINSNGKNYLIDPLKITNLSALGPLFEDENILKIFHSAQDDIKALKRDFGFKFVNTADTMISSRLLSLEQSSLSHVVEHYHKVTLSKVEQKSNWEIRPLQKQQLKYAALDTAYLESIWLKMEEELKRRTLYDEAKSEFEFIASEEYVAKEGEGFSLGKFPDILNFTPLERRKILELLRYRDEKAKRINKASFRVFNNDRLSQAVKGHPNEEKCVEWFGKKDGTEIFKLLTAEYSDPIDTSELSKRHGEDLNEDENHKFENAKKWRLRIMRARRMEHSLLPSNKQLISILRAAPKDLEELKALHVFSDWKVQNYGPSLLAAIQGLSFDSMINRLVAIRSKEAFVAKRKRKQNQNSKDEG